A stretch of Bradyrhizobium sp. AZCC 2262 DNA encodes these proteins:
- the pncB gene encoding nicotinate phosphoribosyltransferase, with translation MAVTDIASRTYNHGWRLDPIVRSLLDTDFYKLLMQQMIREFYPDQRVTFSVINRTKQVRLAEIIDEGELRAQLDHARSIRFTKKELIWLAGNTFYGKTQMFSPDFINWLSNFRLPEYELNKVDGQYELHFHGPWTHTTMWEIPALAIMNELRSRQATKGQGRFVLDVLYARAKAKLWSKVERLRKLEGLRLSDFGTRRRHGHLWQRWCVEAVKEGLGPSFTGTSNVLLAMDNDLEAIGTNAHELPMVAAALANSDEELRWAPYRILDQWRHTYGGNLLIALPDAFGTKVFLRDAPDWVADWTGFRPDSAPPITAGEEIIKWWKHKGRDPREKLLVFSDGMDVDSIEETYRHFAGRVRISFGWGTNLTNDFVGCAPDGSAALDPISLVCKVTSVDGRPAVKLSDNPEKATGSASEVERYLRVFGNAGRVRTPVHV, from the coding sequence ATGGCAGTTACCGATATTGCATCCCGGACCTATAACCATGGCTGGCGGCTCGACCCGATCGTGCGCAGCCTGCTCGATACCGATTTTTACAAGCTTTTGATGCAGCAGATGATCCGCGAATTCTATCCGGATCAGCGCGTTACCTTTTCGGTCATCAACCGCACCAAGCAGGTGCGCCTTGCCGAGATCATCGACGAGGGCGAACTGCGCGCGCAGCTCGACCATGCGCGCTCCATCCGCTTCACCAAGAAGGAGCTGATCTGGCTCGCGGGTAATACGTTCTACGGCAAGACCCAGATGTTCTCGCCCGACTTCATCAACTGGCTCTCCAACTTCCGCCTGCCCGAATACGAATTGAACAAGGTCGACGGCCAGTACGAGTTGCACTTCCACGGGCCGTGGACCCACACCACGATGTGGGAGATCCCGGCGCTTGCGATCATGAACGAGCTGCGCTCGCGCCAGGCAACCAAGGGACAGGGCCGCTTCGTGCTTGACGTGCTCTACGCGCGCGCCAAGGCCAAGCTGTGGTCCAAGGTCGAACGGCTTCGCAAGCTCGAAGGCCTGCGGCTTTCCGACTTCGGCACCCGCCGCCGCCATGGGCATCTTTGGCAACGCTGGTGCGTCGAGGCCGTCAAGGAAGGCCTCGGGCCTTCGTTCACCGGCACTTCCAACGTGCTGCTGGCGATGGACAACGATCTCGAAGCGATCGGTACCAATGCGCATGAATTGCCGATGGTCGCAGCGGCGCTTGCGAATTCCGATGAGGAATTGCGCTGGGCGCCCTATCGCATTCTCGATCAGTGGCGGCACACCTATGGCGGCAATCTTCTGATCGCCCTGCCCGACGCCTTCGGCACCAAGGTGTTTTTGCGCGACGCACCAGACTGGGTCGCCGACTGGACCGGCTTTCGCCCGGACAGCGCGCCGCCGATCACGGCCGGCGAGGAGATCATCAAGTGGTGGAAGCATAAGGGCCGCGATCCCAGAGAGAAGCTTCTGGTTTTCTCCGACGGCATGGATGTCGACTCGATCGAGGAGACCTATCGCCATTTCGCGGGACGCGTCCGTATCTCGTTCGGCTGGGGCACCAACCTCACCAATGATTTCGTCGGCTGCGCGCCCGACGGGTCTGCCGCTCTTGATCCGATCTCGCTGGTTTGCAAGGTGACCTCGGTCGATGGACGGCCGGCGGTCAAGCTGTCCGACAATCCCGAGAAGGCGACCGGCTCCGCGTCCGAAGTCGAGCGTTATCTGCGCGTGTTCGGCAATGCCGGCCGCGTCCGCACTCCCGTGCACGTCTGA
- a CDS encoding O-acetylhomoserine aminocarboxypropyltransferase, with protein sequence MPAPKPPAFETLSLHAGQRPDPATGARAVPIYQTTSYVFQDSDHAAALFNLERAGHIYTRISNPTTAVLEERLAALEAGVGAICTASGMAAMHLAIATLLNAGDHIVASASLYGGTINLLAHTLPRFGITTTFVKPRALDEFRAAIKPNTRLVIGETIGNPGLEVLDIPDVAQIAHDAKIPLLIDNTFATPFLSRPIELGADIVMNSATKWIGGHGIAIGGVIVDGGRFDWHASGKFPQLTEPYAGYHGIVFDEQFGQAAFIMRARTEGLRDFGACLSPTNAFQLLQGVETLGVRMERHMSNTLAVLEALTANKAVDWVLHPALESHPDHQLAKRLLPRGAGSIVSFGIKGGRAAGKKFIESLRMISHLANVGDAKTLVIHPASTTHQQMDAAQLKAAGVGEELVRLSVGIETVSDIIDDLGQALRASQKV encoded by the coding sequence ATGCCCGCACCCAAGCCGCCTGCTTTCGAGACCCTGAGCCTGCACGCGGGCCAGCGCCCGGACCCCGCGACCGGCGCCCGCGCGGTTCCGATCTATCAGACCACGTCCTACGTGTTCCAGGATTCCGACCATGCCGCTGCGCTGTTCAACCTGGAACGCGCCGGGCACATCTACACGCGGATTTCCAATCCGACGACCGCCGTGCTCGAGGAGCGCCTCGCCGCGCTGGAAGCCGGCGTCGGCGCGATCTGCACGGCGAGCGGCATGGCCGCGATGCATCTGGCGATCGCAACCCTACTCAATGCCGGCGACCACATCGTCGCCTCGGCTTCGCTCTATGGCGGCACCATCAATCTTCTAGCGCATACGCTGCCGCGCTTCGGCATCACGACCACGTTTGTAAAACCGCGTGCGCTCGATGAATTCCGCGCGGCGATCAAGCCGAATACGCGATTGGTGATCGGCGAGACCATCGGCAATCCCGGGCTTGAGGTGCTGGATATCCCTGATGTCGCGCAGATCGCGCATGACGCGAAGATTCCGCTGTTGATCGACAACACCTTTGCGACGCCGTTCCTGAGCCGCCCGATCGAGCTCGGCGCCGATATTGTGATGAATTCAGCGACCAAATGGATCGGCGGCCACGGCATTGCGATCGGTGGCGTCATCGTCGATGGCGGCCGGTTCGACTGGCATGCCTCCGGCAAATTCCCCCAGCTCACCGAGCCCTATGCCGGCTATCACGGCATTGTCTTCGACGAGCAGTTCGGCCAGGCTGCCTTCATCATGCGCGCGCGCACCGAGGGACTGCGCGACTTTGGCGCCTGCCTGTCGCCGACCAATGCGTTCCAGCTGTTGCAGGGCGTCGAGACGCTGGGCGTCCGCATGGAGCGCCACATGAGCAACACGCTCGCGGTGCTCGAGGCACTTACCGCCAACAAGGCGGTCGACTGGGTGCTGCACCCGGCACTGGAGAGCCATCCCGATCATCAACTCGCAAAACGGCTGCTGCCGCGCGGCGCAGGATCGATCGTCTCTTTCGGCATCAAGGGCGGACGCGCGGCGGGCAAAAAATTCATCGAGTCCCTCCGGATGATCAGCCACCTCGCCAATGTCGGCGACGCCAAGACGCTGGTGATTCACCCCGCCAGCACCACGCATCAGCAGATGGACGCCGCGCAGTTGAAGGCCGCAGGGGTCGGCGAAGAACTGGTTCGGCTGTCGGTCGGCATCGAAACCGTTTCCGACATCATCGACGATCTCGGCCAGGCGCTTCGCGCATCGCAGAAGGTTTGA
- a CDS encoding alpha/beta fold hydrolase, which produces MQLSVNGADVFVATGGRPFDPALPAVVMLHGAGFDHSTWALHSRWFAHHGYSVLAPDLPAHGRSSGAPLPTIADMADWTAALLDAAGAPKARLVGHSMGSLIALEASARHPDKVSGLSLIGTAAAMTVGPDLLKAAEFNNPDAIDMVSIWGLGFKAELGGSLAPGLWMHQGAQRVLQQTRPGVLYNDLNACNAYQGALAAAAQVKVPATFILGERDMMTPAKAGKTLAAATPNSRTVVVPGAGHMIMAEAPDELLAALR; this is translated from the coding sequence ATGCAGCTTTCCGTCAATGGTGCTGATGTCTTCGTTGCTACCGGCGGCCGTCCGTTCGATCCGGCGCTGCCTGCGGTCGTGATGCTGCACGGCGCAGGGTTCGACCATTCGACCTGGGCGCTGCACAGCCGCTGGTTCGCCCATCACGGCTATTCCGTGCTGGCGCCGGACTTGCCGGCGCACGGGCGCTCGTCGGGTGCGCCGCTTCCGACCATTGCCGACATGGCCGACTGGACCGCCGCGTTGCTCGATGCGGCCGGCGCACCCAAGGCAAGACTGGTCGGCCACTCGATGGGATCGCTGATCGCGCTGGAGGCGTCGGCGCGGCATCCCGACAAGGTTTCCGGCCTGAGCTTGATCGGCACCGCCGCCGCGATGACGGTGGGGCCCGATCTGCTCAAGGCCGCTGAGTTCAACAATCCCGATGCCATCGACATGGTCTCGATCTGGGGTCTCGGCTTCAAGGCCGAACTCGGCGGCAGCCTCGCGCCGGGGCTTTGGATGCATCAGGGCGCGCAGCGCGTGCTGCAGCAGACGCGGCCGGGTGTGCTGTACAATGACCTCAATGCCTGCAACGCCTATCAGGGCGCGCTCGCTGCCGCCGCGCAGGTCAAGGTGCCCGCCACCTTCATTCTCGGCGAGCGCGACATGATGACGCCAGCGAAGGCCGGCAAGACTCTCGCGGCAGCGACGCCGAATTCACGCACTGTCGTGGTGCCCGGCGCCGGCCACATGATCATGGCCGAGGCGCCTGACGAGTTACTGGCGGCGTTGCGGTAG
- a CDS encoding S1C family serine protease, whose amino-acid sequence MLDFTSDIADDGLSSAAEPTPANDQVLLDAYSNAVIDVTERVGPAVVRVETGPKVRSVRERGGLGSGIVISPDGLVLTNSHVVGSSKEIRLRDIEGFVTDAHVLGVDPDTDLALLRADGARDLRYASLGNSKSLRRGQLVVAIGNPLGFESTVTAGVVSALGRSIRSVSGRTIEDVIQTDAALNPGNSGGPLVSSAAEVIGINTAIINGAQGICFAVASNTAQFVLSEIIRHGYVRRAYIGVAGQTVPIPRRHAVVAGVDNKMGALLAQIEPDSPAEKAGLLPGDVVIKLDGVEINGVDDLIRALDRDRIGRTLAMDVLRMGRLRAIDIHPIERKPAARQ is encoded by the coding sequence ATGTTGGATTTTACCTCAGATATTGCCGATGACGGGCTGTCATCGGCCGCGGAACCCACCCCTGCAAACGACCAGGTTCTGCTCGATGCCTATTCCAATGCCGTGATCGACGTGACCGAACGCGTCGGTCCTGCCGTCGTGCGCGTCGAGACCGGGCCGAAGGTGCGCAGCGTGCGTGAGCGCGGCGGACTTGGCTCGGGCATCGTGATCTCGCCGGACGGCCTGGTGCTGACCAACAGCCATGTGGTCGGATCGTCGAAAGAAATCCGCCTGCGCGACATCGAGGGCTTCGTCACCGATGCCCACGTGCTCGGCGTCGATCCCGATACCGACCTCGCGCTGCTGCGGGCCGATGGGGCGCGCGATCTGCGTTACGCCTCGCTCGGCAATTCCAAGAGCCTGCGCCGCGGCCAGTTGGTGGTGGCGATCGGCAATCCGCTCGGCTTTGAATCGACGGTAACGGCCGGCGTGGTGTCGGCGCTTGGCCGTTCGATCCGCTCGGTGAGCGGGCGGACCATCGAGGACGTGATCCAGACCGACGCCGCGCTCAACCCGGGCAATTCCGGCGGGCCGCTGGTGTCGTCAGCGGCGGAAGTCATCGGCATCAACACCGCCATCATCAACGGCGCGCAAGGCATCTGTTTTGCGGTCGCCAGTAACACCGCGCAGTTCGTGCTGTCCGAGATCATCCGCCACGGCTATGTCCGCCGCGCCTATATCGGCGTTGCCGGCCAGACCGTGCCGATCCCGCGTCGGCACGCCGTGGTCGCCGGCGTCGACAACAAGATGGGCGCACTACTGGCGCAGATCGAGCCGGATAGCCCGGCCGAGAAGGCCGGCCTGTTGCCGGGCGACGTCGTGATCAAGCTCGACGGCGTCGAGATCAACGGCGTCGACGACCTGATCCGCGCCCTCGATCGCGACCGCATCGGTCGCACGCTGGCGATGGACGTGCTGCGAATGGGAAGGCTGCGTGCGATCGATATTCATCCCATCGAGCGCAAGCCGGCCGCGCGGCAGTAA
- a CDS encoding GMC family oxidoreductase — protein MKHDPVDVLIIGAGASGAAVAWSLAETKMHILCLDQGGWMNPSDYPSTGRDWEAKFYGDWSTSPNIRGRPEDYPINDDNSPIKVVNFNGVGGSTVMYTAHWPRLHPSDFKVKTLDGVADDWPIDYDALTPFFEENDRIMGVSGLSGDPMSPLTHPPMPPQPLGLSGPLIGKAMNKLGWHWWPSDTTVATMDYEGRARCINLGHCTPACAQGAKASTDITYWPHALRAGVELKTHCRVREILTNEDGMASGVVYYDKDGVEQFQPAEVVIIACNGVGTPRLLLNSVSGRFPNGLANSSGLVGKNLMFHPYAQIYGFVKEPTDSNRAPPTCLWSKEFYDTDLSRGFVRGYGIQFVRGAGPVFEAVASEQKGILPWGAEHHRVFRKLNGHRLGVSAICEDLPEEHNRVTLDPVLKDSHGIPAPRIDYTISENSRKMMEHGLARGREILEAAGATDICTNSPIPWGGWHLLGTARMGTDPARSVVNEWGRSHDVKNLFIVDGSVFVTSGGVNPTSTIQAIALYVADQMKQRLANLFD, from the coding sequence ATGAAGCACGATCCCGTTGACGTCCTGATCATCGGCGCCGGCGCGTCCGGCGCCGCGGTGGCGTGGAGCCTGGCCGAAACCAAGATGCACATTCTCTGCCTCGATCAGGGCGGCTGGATGAACCCGTCCGACTATCCGAGCACCGGCCGCGACTGGGAAGCGAAGTTCTACGGCGACTGGTCGACCAGCCCGAATATCCGCGGCCGGCCCGAGGACTATCCGATCAATGACGACAACTCGCCGATCAAGGTCGTGAACTTCAACGGCGTCGGCGGCTCGACGGTGATGTACACCGCGCACTGGCCGCGGCTGCATCCCTCCGACTTCAAGGTGAAGACGCTCGACGGCGTCGCGGACGACTGGCCGATCGATTACGACGCGCTCACGCCGTTCTTCGAGGAGAACGACCGGATCATGGGTGTATCGGGCCTGTCAGGCGATCCGATGTCGCCGCTGACGCACCCGCCGATGCCGCCGCAGCCGCTCGGGCTGTCCGGCCCGCTGATCGGCAAGGCCATGAACAAGCTCGGCTGGCACTGGTGGCCGTCGGATACGACGGTTGCGACGATGGATTACGAAGGGCGGGCGCGCTGCATCAACCTCGGCCATTGCACGCCGGCCTGCGCACAGGGCGCAAAGGCCTCGACCGACATCACCTATTGGCCGCATGCGCTCCGCGCCGGCGTCGAACTCAAGACCCATTGCCGCGTGCGCGAGATCCTGACCAACGAGGACGGCATGGCCTCGGGCGTCGTCTACTACGACAAGGATGGCGTCGAGCAGTTCCAGCCGGCCGAGGTCGTCATCATCGCCTGCAACGGTGTTGGCACGCCGCGGCTATTGCTGAATTCGGTCTCCGGCCGTTTCCCGAACGGGTTAGCCAATTCATCCGGCCTGGTCGGCAAGAACCTGATGTTTCATCCCTATGCGCAGATCTACGGTTTTGTGAAGGAGCCGACCGACAGCAACCGCGCGCCGCCGACCTGCCTCTGGAGCAAGGAGTTTTACGACACCGATCTCTCGCGCGGCTTCGTGCGCGGCTACGGTATTCAGTTCGTTCGCGGCGCGGGACCGGTGTTCGAAGCCGTCGCGAGCGAGCAGAAGGGCATTTTGCCGTGGGGCGCGGAGCATCACCGCGTGTTCCGCAAGCTCAACGGCCATCGGCTGGGCGTCTCCGCCATTTGCGAGGATCTCCCGGAAGAGCATAACCGCGTCACGCTCGACCCCGTCTTGAAGGACAGCCACGGTATCCCGGCGCCGAGGATCGACTACACGATCAGCGAGAACAGCCGGAAAATGATGGAGCACGGATTGGCGCGCGGCCGAGAGATTCTCGAGGCCGCCGGCGCGACCGACATCTGCACCAACAGTCCTATCCCCTGGGGCGGCTGGCATCTACTCGGCACCGCGCGGATGGGCACTGATCCTGCACGCTCCGTGGTCAACGAATGGGGCCGGTCGCACGACGTGAAGAACCTCTTCATCGTCGACGGCAGCGTGTTCGTGACGTCAGGCGGCGTCAACCCGACCTCTACCATTCAGGCGATCGCGCTCTACGTCGCCGACCAGATGAAGCAACGCCTTGCCAACCTTTTCGATTGA
- a CDS encoding cytochrome P450, producing the protein MARALQRKLTSIDVSDPQLYQEDTWRALFAQLRRDDPVHFCEASPFGPYWSVTRYDDIFAVELDHDTYSSSSELGGIQVADQAKGREISNFIRMDPPGHTAQRRTVAPIVAPSNLANFEPLIRKRTCDVLDALPRNETFDWVERVSTDLTNMMLATLFDFPWEDRQRLTWWSDVAIANVNSPDAVVHSETERFDELVKMGEYFRKLWEARADAPPTFDLISMLSHSEATRHLQPREFIGTIALLIVGGNDTTRNSMSGGLTALVENPGQFELVRARRELIPNLVSEIIRYHTPVLHMRRTARRDTELAGRRITKGDKVVMWYISGNRDESKIDRADEFIIDRAKPRQHLAFGAGIHRCVGDRLAEQQIRILWEEILNRDLRFEIMGPPQRLYSNFIRGIRSLPVRIVN; encoded by the coding sequence ATGGCCCGGGCGCTGCAGCGCAAGCTGACGTCGATCGACGTCAGCGATCCCCAGCTTTATCAGGAGGACACCTGGCGGGCGTTGTTTGCGCAACTGCGCCGTGACGATCCGGTGCATTTTTGCGAGGCCTCACCGTTCGGGCCGTACTGGTCGGTGACGCGTTACGACGACATTTTTGCGGTCGAGCTTGATCACGATACCTATTCGTCGAGTTCGGAACTCGGCGGTATTCAGGTGGCTGACCAGGCCAAAGGGCGCGAGATCTCAAATTTCATCCGTATGGACCCGCCCGGCCATACCGCGCAGCGACGCACCGTCGCGCCGATCGTGGCGCCGTCCAATCTCGCCAATTTCGAACCACTGATCCGCAAGCGCACATGCGATGTGCTGGACGCGCTGCCGCGCAACGAGACCTTCGATTGGGTCGAGCGGGTCTCGACCGATCTCACCAATATGATGCTGGCGACGCTGTTCGATTTTCCTTGGGAAGACCGTCAAAGGCTGACCTGGTGGTCCGACGTTGCGATCGCCAATGTCAATTCGCCTGATGCCGTCGTGCATTCGGAAACCGAACGTTTCGATGAGCTGGTCAAGATGGGCGAATATTTCCGCAAATTGTGGGAAGCGCGGGCCGACGCGCCGCCGACCTTCGACCTGATCTCGATGCTGTCGCATTCCGAGGCCACGCGCCATCTGCAACCGCGCGAATTCATCGGCACGATCGCGCTGCTGATCGTCGGCGGCAACGACACCACCCGCAATTCCATGAGCGGCGGGCTGACGGCCCTGGTGGAAAATCCCGGGCAGTTCGAGCTGGTCCGCGCGCGGCGCGAACTGATCCCGAACCTGGTTTCCGAAATCATCCGCTATCACACGCCGGTGCTGCACATGCGCCGCACCGCGCGCCGCGATACCGAACTCGCCGGCCGCCGCATCACCAAGGGCGACAAGGTCGTGATGTGGTACATCTCCGGCAACCGCGACGAGAGCAAGATCGACCGCGCCGATGAATTCATCATCGACCGTGCCAAGCCGCGCCAGCATCTCGCCTTCGGCGCCGGCATCCACCGCTGCGTCGGCGACCGCCTCGCCGAACAGCAAATCCGCATTCTCTGGGAGGAAATATTGAACCGCGACCTTCGCTTTGAGATTATGGGCCCGCCGCAACGGCTCTATTCGAATTTCATCCGCGGCATCCGTAGCCTTCCGGTGAGGATTGTTAATTAG